Proteins encoded within one genomic window of Lynx canadensis isolate LIC74 chromosome B2, mLynCan4.pri.v2, whole genome shotgun sequence:
- the LOC115514828 gene encoding histone H4: MSGRGKGGKGLGKGGAKRHRKVLRDNIQGITKPAIRRLARRGGVKRISGLIYEETRGVLKVFLENVIRDAVTYTEHAKRKTVTAMDVVYALKRQGRTLYGFGG, encoded by the coding sequence ATGTCTGGCCGAGGCAAAGGCGGGAAGGGTCTGGGCAAAGGGGGTGCTAAGCGCCACCGCAAGGTGCTGCGCGACAACATCCAGGGCATCACCAAGCCCGCCATCCGGCGGCTGGCCCGGCGCGGCGGCGTCAAGCGCATCTCCGGCCTCATCTACGAGGAGACCCGCGGGGTGCTCAAGGTGTTCCTGGAGAACGTGATCCGGGACGCCGTCACCTACACGGAGCACGCCAAGCGCAAGACGGTCACGGCCATGGACGTGGTGTACGCGCTCAAGCGCCAGGGCCGCACCCTCTACGGCTTCGGCGGCTGA